The stretch of DNA GAGGGTCAGTAGCCCGTCGCCGGGCTTGCGGGGGAGATCGGTGGCCAGGAACTTCCCGTCTACCAGCCGTGAGGGGCCGGGGGCGTCCTCATGCTCGGGGCAGAAGATGGGCGATATCAGGACCAGCGGGGTCCAGGGGTGGCCGTCCCGCACAGTGTCCAGGAAACCGTGAAGGGCCGGCGCGAACGTACGCCGGCGGAGGCTGGCGCTGTTGATGATGTTGATGCCCACCTTTACCGTGATGAGGTCGGCGGGCTCGTCGCGGATGGTCCGGGCCACGAACTGGTCCAGGTGGGCGGAGCCTGCCAGTCCCAGGTTGTAAAGGTCCAGTCCAAGGTTGCGTGCGGCAATGACGGGCCACACGCCGAGGGGGGACTCGGCGTGCGAGGACTGGCTGATGGAGCTCCCGTAGTGCACCCAGCGCGGACCGGTGCGCGGTGCGGGCTGCAGGGGTGCTTCGGAGCGGACGCCGTGGATCAGGGCACTTCCCCGGTGCGGCAGCCACAGGGTGACTGTGCGTTCCTGCCGCGGCCCCGGAATCTCGAAGCGGGCGGTGGACGGGGCGCCGGGCGTCAGGGTGCTGGACCCGTCCGGAAAGGTTTCCAGGACGTCCCCCTCGTGGAAGTGCCGGCTTTCGGCATGGCCATCGGACGTGGTCAGGTTGAGCACCGCTGCCTGCAACGGACGCCAGCGCCAGTCAGCGGATTCCCGGGTAAAGGTCAGGTCCACCTCCAGCCAGGCGGCATCGGTCAGGAACTCCAGCCGCACCCCGGAGGGCGTCGCATTGGCTTTGGCCAGAGGATTGTCCCCACCGAACTGGGCCTGCGTCCATGCGGGAAGCCGCCGGATGGTGGTGCCGCCGGTGCCCGGGGTGATGTCCAGTGCTCCGCGGAAGGCCGCCGCTTCGGTGTCCGGTGAAGCGGTATATGGTTCAGCGTTGTCCAAGGCCATGGCCCCATTCCACCACGCCATTGTTCAGGCCCCGCCAGAGCCTGTGCTGCATGACGTCCCTTGACGAGGCAGGGAATGTAAAGGAAGCTACACCGCCACGCCGGGCCGGGCCTTCCTCATAAGCTTGTTCGCTCATCAGAACCGTCACGGCGTGGTTGTGCGATG from Pseudarthrobacter chlorophenolicus A6 encodes:
- a CDS encoding GDSL-type esterase/lipase family protein — translated: MALDNAEPYTASPDTEAAAFRGALDITPGTGGTTIRRLPAWTQAQFGGDNPLAKANATPSGVRLEFLTDAAWLEVDLTFTRESADWRWRPLQAAVLNLTTSDGHAESRHFHEGDVLETFPDGSSTLTPGAPSTARFEIPGPRQERTVTLWLPHRGSALIHGVRSEAPLQPAPRTGPRWVHYGSSISQSSHAESPLGVWPVIAARNLGLDLYNLGLAGSAHLDQFVARTIRDEPADLITVKVGINIINSASLRRRTFAPALHGFLDTVRDGHPWTPLVLISPIFCPEHEDAPGPSRLVDGKFLATDLPRKPGDGLLTLRDARNILAEAVSERSTSDPNLHYLDGLRLFGSGDAHLLPDLLHPDAEGYGLIGERFTDIAAGSPWLAAAAQAPVRS